The following DNA comes from Hordeum vulgare subsp. vulgare chromosome 3H, MorexV3_pseudomolecules_assembly, whole genome shotgun sequence.
GTGGATGTGGTACTCTGGCAGGCAACGTTCGGTGGTGGTTGCGCCTCTCCCTCTCCTGGATCGTAGTCGGCGGCGCATGGTGTAGGGGCCAGGTGTCGGCTGCAAGCTCGATGACGATAGCCTAGATCTAGGGTTTGTGCTTGGGAGGGCCAGATTGGGGCCCGAGGTGGTTTGGAGCATGTTCTTTGGGTAGGAGGGATCGAGGTGGTTTGGAGCATGTTCTTTGGGTAGGTGTGCTCGTGCAAAAATGCTACAGCTACGTAAATTGCTACTTAATATTACGTAAAAGTAATATCTCTTTTCTTAATCCTAACCACTCCCCCTGATTTTCAGGGTGGAGGGGCGCACCGGCCAATTCAACAACCCACATCAGCATGTACGTAAGTTTTCGTAGTAAATTTACGTAAGTGTAGCAAAGCTCGTGCTCGTGGGTGGTGCTCATGCTCCCTTCGCGGTTACACCGCTAGTCCATCATATTTTGGTTGGGGACGTAGGTGTGGATGCCTCGTATGGTGGAGGCGCCAACCCAAACTTGGGGACTGGTGTCGGGCTAGGAGTAGATGAAATCCCTTCGGTCATCCTATCGTGGTTGCGTGTGGTGTGGTGTGATGTGCGCGATCCATGGTAGCCCACGACTGGGATGCCGAGGCAGCCCTGGATGGCGGTCCGCATGGTTGCTCATCCGTCGGCATCATTCTAGTGGTGGTGGCTCTCCTCCTGGGGTGTGTGAGCAATATGAGGTGTTGTGGCGGGTAGGTCGGATGCGCCCTCTCTTTTAGATGAGACACACACTGGTATGGGTCTGGGGATCTGACATAGGTTTGCTCCTCCTAGCGGCCTCATGATGGCACAATTGAGTTACAGAGCAAGAGCTATGTGCCTTTGCGCCGATGATGGTGACACCCGTGGGTGGCTCGCTCTTCTTGAagatgttgttgtggttcttctcTTCGTGTCACAACTCCAAGTGAATACCTATGTTCGGTGTGGACCTAGTAGTGGCGCCGCTTTGCGTCATTCTCCTTCTTGTGGGCATTCCTGTGGAGCCTAGGCATGCTAGGTCGTGGCGTGGGGGTGTTTAGTTTGTTCAGTGCTTGTTGCTGGTAGCGTAGTCATGTGCGTTCTACGTGTACCGTGTATCTCAAGATCGGCTTTGTAAGAGGGCTATCTCAGCATTTTGTATCATTCGGCCGTATACTTTATTTTGATGTTGCTTTAATTACAAGGAGGGGCTAAATCCTGTCTCGAGAGAGTCAACATCATTTTGGTTTTGCATTTTAATTTTTCTTCTTTTACCATATTTTCTGTGATTGTTCTTTTTTCGCAAATACTCAAAACTTGTGTATCATTTCATTGATAGAATGAATTAGAACAAGACCGCCAGATGCCATGGACGTGATGCACTGAGTAGAGAGAAAGGGGATGCTCCGCCTAAATAGGGAATGCACCACAACTAATTCCAACAAGCCATGAAGTAGAGGGGTAGACCGAATCCACCATGATAGCCAACATCACTCGAGCCACCACGGGGACACTACGAGGGAACAAGGTGGAGCCTCCAAGAAGGAGAATGACGCCATGACGATGTTTCCATCCGATACAATGAATTGAACCAAGGGTTCCCCCTGTGCTCAAAGAGGGACGTAAATGAAGGCCATGGCGTAGGTAAGTGGGCCAGGGTGACAGCATAGGTGCGGTTAAAGGTCTTACCTCTCAGAATGAAAATCCAAGGTCTGCCTTAATTGGTGTTGTTTGACAATGACCTTGTTAAAGGCATTATTTTGAGAACGGGGACTATCTTCAGTGTGAAAATTCAAGATTTACTAACCGCCGCGAGAAGTAAGTGGGCCGGATCTCAGGGAAGGGAGGTGGGATGCAACGCCAGTGCCACGGGAGGGCGGATCCGAACCGCTGCAGCCATCCCTGGGCAGTGCGTGGCTTCGCGAGTGGGTCCTTCGGCGGCAACGGCGTGAGCGGAGGCTAGGGTTTCTCGGTGTTGTCTCGGGACGGGCGATGCGGGTGAGGTGAAAAGGGGTCTTTGTGACGATTACATCACTTTTATGCATCCATACTGATAATCATGCGCAATGAAGGTTATGAGCTTAGTGGTGCAACACGTTCTAGAACCAGGTAAATGTTGAAATTTTTGGATGTCTGTGTTGATTAAGAAAACGGTCTCCCGGGTGTCTAGCTGAATTGTGAAATAGAAAATAtagaaaaaaccaaaaaattgTATGACTTGTTCTCTTTGGGACGGTGTCCCATGTGTGCTTCCCATGTGTTAATAATGACTTGTTCTCGTTGGATTCAATACAGAAGTTAAGGCTGGCtatagtggggagtatcatatagtagtatcacgcatatgatactattgtatgatagtaCCTTCATAGTACATAGTATCATAAAGTaatagtatcatagatgaccttatttgttgacatgcatgacacatagtagtatagcatttaacatgttacggtatctacctatgttactctaaccctctctgTCTTCTTTAATTATCTGCCACATCAGCATATTTGCTAGTctcaagtacatgatactaccttagttactctcactatgaccagcctaaaaGCAAACAAGTTGTATGTTTATATGCAAGCACACACGTATATATGTAGAAATATGTATACCTTCGGAAGGACATAGCCACCGATCTCCACCGTCTCTGAGGTTTCCCTTGCCACCAATGGCGATACCATGTAGAACCTCATCGATTCCTGTAGTACCTGCATTTCATGACACGTATGTAGATATAAAAGATGTACACAATGAACCTTTTGTTTTGTTGCCAAATTCAAGCATGAATAGTGCTTGTTTTTCATTCAAAATAAAGGACAAGAGTGCGTGCCTGATCGAGGTAAGGGAACTTGGTCTTCAGATCGTCCGCGGTGGGCACATGGTCGAGGGGGCCAAAGGCGTCGAGTTCTGCGAGCAGCTTCTCCTCCACCTCTGGGTGCTTGGCGACGAGGTAGACCACTGTGGACAAGGTGAATGACGTCGTCGCGGATCCAGCAAGGAGGTGCTCATAAGTCAGCGCGCTCATGTAGTCCGGCGTGAGCAGCTCCTGTACAGCAGCGCCGCCCCGCTCCCTCGCCGCAAAGACAACAGACAGGAAGTCCTTGTGCTGCTGCGATGCTGGATCGCGCGTCCTCGCCGCCATCAAGTTGGCCACGATGATATCCATCTGTCTGCTTAGCTCGTGGTTCACATCATCGATCTCCCGGTCGGCCGTGCCTGGTAGCCGCATGAGCACTTGTCGGAACGGTTGATGCAGGAATGGGACGAGCGACCCAACGACAGTCGACAGTGACCCCGTCAGGTCCATCTTGAGTGATGTGGTCGCTTGCAGGTGCATTTTGACGAACTCCGCTGGTACTTTAGGCGTCGCGGCACTGTCGATCCGATCTTTGACGGTGGACGCCGGCTTTCCTGACAGACCAAGATCCGCACCGAACGCTGCCTTGGCGATGAGGTCGGTGAAGAGGGTCAGCGCGAACTTGGAGAAGGTAACCTCTTGTCCGTCGCTCAGGTCCGTAACCGCGCGTTCGATGTATGACTCCATGGTAGGGATGAGGCCGGCGAGGTGGGATGGTTGGTAGATGGAGGTGAGGATGTTTCGCATGGCCGACCACCTCGTATTCCTGCGCAC
Coding sequences within:
- the LOC123439361 gene encoding cytochrome P450 711A1; its protein translation is MDTGTVMWAIQEYATTLVAMALVLLLVAYLYEPYWKVRHVPGPLPLPLIGHLHLLAMHGPDVFSVLAKKHGPIFRFHMGRQPLIMVADAELCKEVGIKKFKSMSNRSMPSPITNSPIHQKGLMFTRNTRWSAMRNILTSIYQPSHLAGLIPTMESYIERAVTDLSDGQEVTFSKFALTLFTDLIAKAAFGADLGLSGKPASTVKDRIDSAATPKVPAEFVKMHLQATTSLKMDLTGSLSTVVGSLVPFLHQPFRQVLMRLPGTADREIDDVNHELSRQMDIIVANLMAARTRDPASQQHKDFLSVVFAARERGGAAVQELLTPDYMSALTYEHLLAGSATTSFTLSTVVYLVAKHPEVEEKLLAELDAFGPLDHVPTADDLKTKFPYLDQVLQESMRFYMVSPLVARETSETVEIGGYVLPKGTWVWLALGVLAKDPINFPEPELFRPERFDPAGDEEKRRHPYAFLPFGIGPRACIGQKFSIQEIKLAMVHLYRHYVFRHSPTMESPLEFQYGIVVNFKHGVKLQVIKRRKD